The candidate division TA06 bacterium nucleotide sequence AGGCAGGAACTATGCTCTCATCATTGACAGAGACTATGCCTCGGCCCCTGACAGTGAGGGGTACAGACCCTATCAGTTTGCGCCAGGCACGATCATTCTCACAACGAAAAACAGCACAATTGGAAACGGTCTCTCCACGAAAGACCCCATCGTCTTGCTGAACGCAAGCGGAGACACCGTTGACACATATGGAACACCCTGGGAGGAACTCGATTCTGTACCCTTTGATCCTGGCGACGGAATATCTGCTGAGAGGGTTTTCCCAGGGATGGCCGATACAGAATCGAACTGGTTGGCATGTGTGGACACGGCCGGATGCACTCCTGGAAGCCAGAACTCCGTCACGCCCTATCTGGGCGTCGGTCTCTCATGGGAGGACATAGCGTTTACTCCGCAAAAGCCAGAACCAGGACAGGATGTGGAAATAAGAGCCACGGTTCATAATCGATCCATGGAGCCGGCATCAAACGTTAGAGTTCTCTTCTATGTTGATTCTGATTGGAATTCAGATCCAGATAATAAGGAGTTGCTTGGAACAGTTAGCTTGAGCAGTATTGATCCTTTTGGCGGTAAAGCAGATGCAGGGATCAGGTGGCAGAGCCCAGGAGAGGGTTGTCACAGAGTTGGCGTGCGGGTTAGAGACAGCGTGTGCGCATTCAGAATGCTCAGGGTTGGGGGAGCACTTGGGGATGTGATCATCAACGAGATAATGTATGACCCGGATAGGAGTGGGGAGTGGGTGGAGGTTTACAATAGGACGAACCATGGGTTGAATCTGCGAGGATGGCGCATAGCAGATGGAGTAAAATCCTACGCAATCTGCGAGACCGACATCATTCTCGAGCCTGAAAGTTTCGCCCTGATCAGTTCCGACAGTCATGCACTTTTCACAACATATGTAGTTCCGGACTGCATTGTACTCGAGCCGGGCACTCTTCCCTCCTTGAACAATCAGGGCGATACAGTACTTCTTTCTGATATTGCGGGGTTTGAGTCTGACATGGTGCATTACCTGAGAACCTGGGGAGGGGAAAAAGGGGTCTCCCTGGAGAGAGTGAGTGCTGAGGTTAAATCCAATGAGAGGGCAAACTGGAGTAGCTGTGTGAGCCCCGAGGGTGCCACCCCTGGCCTAAGAAACTCCATATTTGTCGGTTTGAGCCCCAGGCAGGCCAGGCTCAGCCTTTCTCCCAACCCTTTTTCTCCGGATGGTGACGGGTTTGATGATCGGACAGTGATCTCCTATCAGTTACCTTTTAGTGTGGCAAGACTGAGGGTTATGATATATGATAGAAGGGGGAAAATGGTCAGAAAGGTTCTGGGAGACGCTGAGGTTGCAGGCAAAGGAGCCCTGCTCTGGGATGGTAGAGACGATTCCGGCCGGGTCCAGGCAGTAGGTATTTACGTGGTTTATGCAGAGGCGTCTGACTTGACGACGAACAGGAAGATCAGTTCAAAAGCAACTGTTGTGCTGGCAAAAAGGTTGAACTGATATTTGATGTAGCGGATGGAGGGACCTATGGAGGGGTTGATAAAGAAAGCATTGAAGGTCTGCGATGTTGACTATGCTGAGGTTCACATCGAGGAAAGGCTGACTACCAGAGTCAGCTACGCTGGGAAGGAGATGGAGGATGTGGGAACCCACACGACCCTCGGTGGCAATGTGAGGGCATTCAGCAAGGGAGGGTGGGGGTTTGTGTCGTTCAACGATACTTCTAGAATCCAGGAGTGCGCGAAAAATGCTTGTATGCAGGCCAAGTTGGTTGAAGGAAAAGGTGGCAAGCTTGCCCGCTCAGAGCCCGTAAAGGATACCGTCAGGGTAGAACTGGCTGACGATCCAGCAGGGATTCCACTTGAGCAGAAGGAGAAAATAACCCGTTCCTACAATGACATAATACTTAAATCCGAGAAGATAAAAACATCACGAGTCCGGTATCAGGATTCGAGGATCCGACGGTATTTCTTCAATACTGAGGGGTCGGAGATAATTGAGGAGAGAGTCTATTGTGGTATAGGATACTATGCCGTAGCCAGGGATGGGAGCAATGTTCAGATCTCCTTTGATTCCGTGGGGGGGACGGAGGGGTTCAATACTGTGTTCAATCAGGAAGCCGATGTTGAAAGAGTGGCAAAGGAAGCCGTGGATCTTTTGAAGGCGGAGAAGGTCAAGGCCGGAAAGTATACGGTTATTGTAGACCAGCTTCTGGCAGGAGTTTTCGCCCACGAGGCCTTCGGCCATCTATCGGAGTCCGATTTTCTATATCGGAATGAGCGGGTCAAGAAAATAATGGAACTCGGCAAGAGATTCGGCCCTGACGAGCTGTCCATAGTGGATGATGGTACCCTCCTGGGTGAGAGAGGATACTACAAATATGATGATGAAGGCGTCATGTCGCAGAAGACTTACCTGATAAAAGACGGAATTCTGGTTGGGAGACTTCATTCACGAGAGACGGCAGGAAAGATGGGCGAGAAACCAACGGGGAATGCGAGATGTATCAGTTACAGGTTTCATCCCATTGTCAGGATGTCATGCACATTCATAGAGCCCAGAGACAGAAGTCTGAAGGAAATGCTTTCGGGAATAAAGAGGGGAATCTACGCGAAGGGTGCCTACGGAGGTCAGACTCAGCTCGAGATGTTCACCTTTAGCGCGCGGAGAGCCTATCTCATTGAGGATGGAAAGATTGGCCCATTGACAAGGGACGTAGTTCTGAGCGGCAATGTGTTCGAAACACTTAGG carries:
- a CDS encoding TldD/PmbA family protein; translated protein: MEGPMEGLIKKALKVCDVDYAEVHIEERLTTRVSYAGKEMEDVGTHTTLGGNVRAFSKGGWGFVSFNDTSRIQECAKNACMQAKLVEGKGGKLARSEPVKDTVRVELADDPAGIPLEQKEKITRSYNDIILKSEKIKTSRVRYQDSRIRRYFFNTEGSEIIEERVYCGIGYYAVARDGSNVQISFDSVGGTEGFNTVFNQEADVERVAKEAVDLLKAEKVKAGKYTVIVDQLLAGVFAHEAFGHLSESDFLYRNERVKKIMELGKRFGPDELSIVDDGTLLGERGYYKYDDEGVMSQKTYLIKDGILVGRLHSRETAGKMGEKPTGNARCISYRFHPIVRMSCTFIEPRDRSLKEMLSGIKRGIYAKGAYGGQTQLEMFTFSARRAYLIEDGKIGPLTRDVVLSGNVFETLRNIEAFGNDIELHGGLGGCGKDGQGPLPTSTGSPHVRIKNVIIGGK